The sequence CTTCGTCAACAAAGATTTCCGCCGGCTTTGCCTGCGCGCATCGGGTCAGTAGCATCCTGGGACGAACCGAAGGAGAGTGGCATGCGCGCTAGATTGGATGTCTGTCTACGGGCGGTGAACGATGTGCTGCTCGGCAAGCAATCACAGGTGCGATTGGCCATGGCCTGCCTGCTGGCGAGAGGGCACCTGCTTATCGAGGACCTGCCCGGCATGGGCAAGACCACCCTCAGCCATGCGCTCGCCAGGGTGATGGGGCTGGAATTCCAGCGGATCCAGTTCACCTCAGACCTTCTGCCGGGCGATATTCTCGGCACCTCGGTGTTCGATAAGGACAGCGGCCAGTTCGCTTTCCATCCAGGGCCCATCTTCGCCGAGCTGATTCTGGCGGACGAGATCAACCGGGCCACCCCAAAAAGCCAAAGCGCCCTGCTCGAAGCCATGGAAGAAGGGCAGGTGACGATTGAGGGCGCCACACGGCCGCTGCCCGATCCCTTTTTCGTCGTCGCCACGCAGAACCCGGTCAGTTCTGGCGGTACGTTCTCCTTGCCCGAATCGCAACTGGACCGCTTCCTCATGCGCCTATCGCTGGGTTATCCCGCGAAAGCCGCCGAAAAGGCCCTGTTGCTGGGCGATCCCCGTCGCGATCTGCTGGTGCGGCTGGAGCCATTGCTCGACCGGGATACGCTGGTTGATATTCAGGATGCGGTGGCGCAGGTTCGGGTCAGCGATGCACTGGTCGATTATGTGCTGCGATTGGTCGAGGCGACCCGCACACAGCCGCAGTTCGCCTGGGGACTGTCGCCGCGTGGCAGCCTGGCAATGCTGGCAGCGGCGCGCGCCTGGGCGTTTCTCGATGGCCGCGATTACGTCATCCCCGAAGACGTCCAGGCGGTGTTGCCTTCGGTGGCTGGCCATCGTCTGCGCGAGCGTGCCGATGCAACGGGTCACGGGGGTGGCGCACTGGTGCAATGGCTGTTGCGCGAAGTGCCAGCGCTCTGATTCGCAAGACCTGCCGAGAGGATCAGCATGCGACTGTTGCCACGGATACGTGAGCGTTGGTTGTTGAAGCGTATCCCGCCGGGGCCGAGTATGCGGCTCGACCAGCGGCGGATATTCATCATGCCGACGCCGGTGGGCATGACCTTTCTGGCGGCCTTGTTGCTGATGCTGGTTGCGGCAATCAACTACCAGAACAGCCTCGCTTATGCCCTGACGTTTCTGCTCGGCTCGGTTTATCTGGTCGCGATCCTGCATACCTGGCGCAACCTTGCCGGCTTGACTCTGCAGGCTGGTAGCTCGCAGGCGGTCTTCCTCGGAGAGCAGGCGCGGATGCAGGTGCGACTGGAGAGCCGTGGACGCCTCTATCAGGCCGTCGCACTGGGCTGGCCGAAAAGCGGCCTGCAGCTGGTCGACGTGCCGGCAGGCGGAACCTGCGAGGTCGAACTGAGCCTGCCGACCGAACACCGAGGCTGGTTACGGCCGGGCCGTCTGCGCGTCGAGAGCCGCTTTCCGCTCGGGATTCTGGTGGCCTGGAGCTGGGTGGACCTGCAACTGGCGGCCCTGGTCTATCCAAGGCCAGTTGAGGGTGAGTTGTTGCCAGCCAGTGGGGCAGCTGAAGAGGAGCGCGAGGGCAGCTGCGTGGCGGGGCCTAGCATCGATGATTATCAGGGGTTGAAGGCTTGGCAACCGGGAGACTCGCGGCGACGCCTCAATTGGAAAGCCTATTCCCGCGGGCAGGGCCTACTGGTCAAGGACTTCACCGCTCTGCTTGGGCAGGAACCGCTGCTCGACCTGGACGCACTCGACGGTGACATCGAGGCGCGACTGTCCGTGCTGTGCCATTGGGTCGTCGAACTGTCAGCGCGTCAGCAGCCCTTCGTCTTGCAGATCGGCGGGACAGTCATAGGTCCGGATGCCGGGGTCGATCACCGCAATCGCTGTCTGCGTGAGTTGGCGGTGTTCGCCTTGGATCGGGATGACGGTCGATGAGCGCTCAGCAGACGATTCCGCGCAACAGCCTGGTCTGGCTGCTCGTCGCGCAGGTAGCGGTGATCCTGCCGCACCTGGGGCATCTGCCGCTTTGGGTCATCGGCCTCTGGCTGGCTTGCGCCAGCTGGCGCGTGCAGATTTTCCGCATGCGCGCCCGCTATCCGCGAAGCTGGCTGAAAGTCCTGATGATGATTGGCGTCGGCGGCGGCGTGTACCTGTCACGCGGTAGCCTGATCGGTCTCGATGCCGGCGTCGTGCTGCTAATTGCCGCGTTCATTCTGAAACTGGTGGAGATGCGCAGCCGGCGTGACGCCTGGGTGCTGATCTTCCTCGGTTTCTTTGCCGTGGCCACGAGCTACCTGTTCAACGACAGCCTGCTGGCCGGCGTGTACAGCCTGTTGCCTGTCGCTCTTTTACTGGCCGCCATGATTGGTCTGCAGCAAAGCAGCACCGATACCCACCCCTGGCCGACGCTGCGTCTGGCCGGCTCGCTGCTGCTGCAGGCCGTGCCGTTGATGCTCGTTCTTTTCGTACTGTTTCCACGCATGGGGCCGCTCTGGTCGTTGCCGCAGCCCCGTGATCGCGGGGTCACGGGCCTTTCCGACAGTATGTCACCGGGCGATATCGCGCAGTTGAGCCGGTCCGCCGCATTGGCGTTCAGGGCCAGCTTCGAAGGCCCCATCCCCGAAAGAAACCAGCTCTACTGGCGGGCCGTCACGTTCGAGCGTTTCGATGGTCGGCGCTGGTCGCAATCGCTCGCTGCACAGGTCCCAGGCGCGCCGGACTGGACGCCCGGAGGCAGCGCGGTGAGCTATTCGGTGGTCATGCAGCCCAGCGGGCGTCCGTGGTTGTACGTGCTGGATGTGGCTCAGGTCGCTGCTGTAAACGTGCGGCTGATGCCCGACTTCCATTTGCAGCGCCCGCGCCCCATCGATCAGGCGTTGATGTATCAGGCCACCTCATGGCCCGACTCGCTTCGCGAACCTGCAGCCAGCGCTGCCACGCTGGAGCGTGCCCTGCAGTTGCCGGCACAAGGCAATCCGCGCAGTCGTGCCTGGGCTGCACGGTTGCGCCGCGATCACCCGGACCCGGCGGCCCTGGTGCAGGCACTTTTGCAGCATTTCAATCAACAGCCGTATCGATACACGCTGCAGCCTTCATCGGTCGGGGCCGATATCGTCGATGGCTTTTTGTTCGATACGTTGAACGGCTTCTGCATTCACTACGCCGGCGCGACGACGTTCATCTTGCGTGCCGCGGGTATTCCCGCCCGGGTTGTCGCGGGATATCAGGGCGGGGAGATCAATCCGACGGGCAACTACCTGTCAGTCCGCCAACTGGACGCTCACGCGTGGGTGGAGTACTGGAGCGCGGGGCGCGGCTGGATTTCGATCGACCCCACGTTCCAGGTCGCGCCGGAGCGCATCGAACGCGGCCTTGAAGACGCGCTTTCCGACGAGCAAACGCTGTTCGATGATTCTGCGCTGGCGCTGCGGCGCTATCGTGACATCGGCTGGCTGAACCAGCTGCGATTCGGCTGGGACAATCTCAACTACGGGTGGCAGCGATGGGTGCTCGGCTACCGGGGTGAGCGCCAGCTGGACGTACTGAAGCGGCTGTTCGGCGAACTCGACGCCGGCAGGCTCGGGTTGCTGAGCGTTGCCGCGGCCGCACTGCTGATGGCGATCCTGGCGTTGATGCTGCTTAAACCCTGGCGTCGCGAGCAGGATCCGCAGCTGCGTCTGTTCCAGAAGTTTGAACGTCTGCTCGCTCGACAGGGTATCGAGCGGCAGGCGGGCGAGGGCGCGCGGGATTTTGCCGAGCGTGCGGCGGTGTCGATACCGGCGGTTGCCGAACCGATTCGGGATTTTGCGCGGCTCTACGAGATGGCGCGTTATGCTGGCCAGCCTGTGGATAGACGCGACATGCACGCGTCGCTTGCCAGACTGCGCCGTCAGCTGCCATGGCGCTCCGGTACGCGCGGAAAACGGCAAACTCAGCCCGGCGATCGATAGCTGCGTGCGATGGTGGCCTATCACCAAAGCCCAGTTGCACGCCCGTGGCTGCATGTCAGCGATAAGATGGTCACCGATAAAAACGATCCGAGGTGGGCATGACCCTTTCCGAACTGATACGAGCCGTGCGTGACAATCCCGCGAACATCGTCGTGCCCGCTACCTGGGGCCAGGGCCGGGCGGGTTTCGGTGGTGTGGTGGCAGCGCTGGTCTACGAGGCCATGCAGGCGCAGGTGCCGGACGGCCGTCCGGTACGCTCTTTAGCCATCACTTTCGTTGGTCCACTGGTGGTCGACACGCCGGTCAGCTTCGAGGCTGAGGTGTTGCGCGAGGGCAAGGCGGTCAGCCAGATGCTCGGCCGTGCGGTGCAGGACGGCCAGGTGGTCACCATCGTCCAGGGCAGTTTCGGTGCGCCCCGCACGTCTGCGGTCCGGGTAGCCGCGGAGCCGGCTCCGCCGATGCCGCCCGTGGAGGATTGTCAGGAACTTTCTTATATCCCTGGCGTTGCGCCGGAGTTCACGCGCTATCTGGCGATGCGCTGGGGCGTCGGTGGGCTGCCGTTCAGCGGCAATACCTCACGCGAGATGGGCGGTTGGGTACGCTTGCGCGGGAAGGTCGAACGCGAGCCGGTGACCGTCTCGTACCTGCTGGCGCTGGTAGACGCCTGGCCGCCAGCAGTGCTGTCGCACCTGAAGGGTTTCGCCCCTGGCAGCTCACTGACCTGGACCATCGAATTCATCCAGCCCACACCGTCACTCGACACCCATGACTGGTGTCAGTACCGCGCGGTGATCGAGCACGCTCAGGACGGTTATGGCCATTGTGCCGCTGCACTCTGGACCCCGGCGGGCGAGCTAGTGGCGTTGAGTCGTCAGACGGTGACGGTATTCGGCTAAGCGAAGGGCCGATCAGCCTCGGCCTCGGTCGAAGGCAGTCGAGGCCCTTTAGTTGAAGAGCCGTCGGCACGAGACCTCGGTCTCGTGCCGGCAGTGGCGGTTCACAGTTTGAATTGCTGAATCGCTTTGCTCAGTTCTTTGGAGAGCGCTGCCAGCTCGGAGCTGGTGGCGGCAGACACCGCGGTCTGCTCAACGGTCTGTTCGGTGACGTCACGGATGCCAGTCACTGAACGATTCAGCTCTTCGGCTACACCACTCTGCTGCTCGGCAGCGTCCGCGATCTGGGTGTTGCTCTCGCGCATCTGCGCTACCGCGGCGGTGATCGCTTCCAGTGCCAATCCCGCCTCGCGGGCTTCGCTCACGCAGTCGTCGGCCTTCAGCGAACTCTCCTGCATGAACTCCACCGCGTCGCGTGTCATGCCTTGCAGCCCGGAAATCATCTGGGTGATCTCATCGGTCGACACCTGAACACGCTTGGCCAGATTGCGTACTTCGTCCGCTACTACGGCGAAGCCGCGGCCCATCTCGCCAGCCCGGGCCGCCTCGATCGCGGCGTTCAGCGCGAGCAGGTTGGTCTGCTCGGCAATGCTGTGAATGACGCTGACCACGCCGCTGATCTTCTGGCTGTCGGCGGCGAGCTGACCGATCGTCTCGGCTGTCTGCTGCACCCCTTGGGACAGGCTGGAAATGGATCGCTCGACCCGCGCCACGACGCTGTGACCGTCACCGGCGAGACGGTCGGCTTGCTGTGACTGGTCACGGGTTTCCCGCGCGTGGTCGGCGATGTGGTGCACGGTCGAGCTCATTTCGGTGATCGCCGTGGCGGCCTGATCGGTTTCACTCTTTTGCCCGAGCATGCCCTTGCGTACCTCGCCCATGCTCGAGGCCAGGCGGCTGGCGCCTTCATCGAGGCGTGATGCTGCTTGCGTTACAGTGCCGACGATGCGCTGGTAGCCGGCCTGCATGGCATTGAAAGCACCGGCCATTTGCCCCACCTCGTCACGGCTGTCCAGTGGCACGCGTACCGTGAGATCACCGCTGCGCTCGACATGCAGCATGACGTCCTTGAGCGTGTTGAGATGGCTGAGCAGGAATCGGATCATCACCTGCGAAGCCGCCAGCAGCGCCAGCATCAGGACTGCGACGGCCAACGCGTAGCTGAAAAAGTGCTGCGTCAGCAGTTGCCAGACGCTAGGCGTGCGGGCCACAACGGCAAGGTTCTCACCGCCAGCCCGCGTGATCCGCTGCGCGCCGATAACCGGTGTGGTGGCGAAGAAGCGATCGTGATCGATTGCGATCCAGCCCTGGCCGGGTGCGATATTTCGACCTTCGATGACTAGCCCCTGACCGGCAGGCGCCGTCAATAGATCGGGATGGCGGGGAAGCGCACTGCCTTGCGGCCAATCCTGCAGCACGCCGGCCAACTGCTGAGCGCTGGCTTGCGCATCCTCGCTGCGGGACCGTTGTTCCAGTTGCAGGGCAAACAACACCAGCAGCAACGTGGTAACGAAGGTCACCATGTTCAGTGCCCAGAACTTGTACTTCAGGGAAAGATCACGAATCCAGAGAACCATGAGTGCGCTTCTTATCGAGTAATTGGCGAAGACCGCTGCAGACCGGCTCGATGCCTTTCCGCTAATTCGTTTTAACGGCGGCAAACGGCTGGGCTTTAGGCCTGTTCTGAATGTTCCAGGGGGGAGATGCCGAAGAATCGCTGAGCGCATGCCGTGCTGGAGGCAGCCAGTTCGGCTTCGCTGACGCCGCGGTGGCGTGCAACCTCTCGCAGCACTTCCACCAGAAACGCCGGCTCGTTCTGGCCACCCTTAGGCTTTGGCCGCAGCGTGCGCGGAAGCAGGTAAGGGGCGTCGCTTTCGAGCATCAGGCGTGACGCCGGTATTTCACGAACAAGGGGATGCAGGTGCGTTCCCCGGCGTTCATCGCAGATCCAGCCGGTGATGCCAATGTGCAAGTCAAGATCGAGGTAAGCGTAGAGGGCGCGTTTCTCGCCGGTGAAGCAATGCACGACCGCTGCGCTGAGTCGATCCCGCAAGGGCCGGATGATCTCGACCAGACGCTGGTCCGCGTCACGTTCATGGAGGAACAAAGGCAGACCGGTCGCTATCGCCAGCTCCAGATGCTCCTCCAGCACGCGCTCCTGTTGTGGCCGCGGCGACAGGTCCCGGTTGAAGTCCAGGCCGCACTCACCAACCGCGCGCACCTCGGGCTCGGCGAGTAGCTGCTTGAGATGCGCAGCGCTGTCGCTCGTCCATTGGTCAGCGTCATGCGGATGGATCCCCGCCGTGCAGAACAGGCGTTGCCGGCGCTCGTCCAGCTCGCGGCAGAGGGTCAGCGCCGCTTCGCTCTCGGTGAGGCTGGTGCCAGTCAGCACCATCTGAGCGACGCCGGCAGCAAAGGCGCGGTCCACCACTGCACGCGGATCCCGAGCAAAGGTTGGATGGGTCAGGTTGACGCCGACGTCGACGAGCTGCATGGAAGTACCTCTGCTATGTTTCAAAAAGATATAACCTGTTTAATCAATAAGTTATATATCAAACCTAAAGCTGGATAGTAGCTCATGCTGGCGGCGGGGGTGCCGCTTGTGAGAATCTTCGCCACCCTGTGGCTGGATGGCCGCGTTGCGTGCTGTCCAATCGAGTCGATACGTTGTGATGATCCGGCTACTGTCACTGCTGTTATGTCTGTGGGTGCTGACACCCTTGCCGGTTGCCGCGCGTGTCATGGGCCCACCTGCCTGGCAGCCATCTGATAAGGTACGCGATCTGGCCGAGATTCGCCGTAGCGGTGTGCTGCGCGTGCTGGTCAACCAAAGCCGTAACAGCTCGGGGGAGATCAAGGGCGAGGCCATCGGCG comes from Stutzerimonas stutzeri and encodes:
- a CDS encoding AAA family ATPase — protein: MRARLDVCLRAVNDVLLGKQSQVRLAMACLLARGHLLIEDLPGMGKTTLSHALARVMGLEFQRIQFTSDLLPGDILGTSVFDKDSGQFAFHPGPIFAELILADEINRATPKSQSALLEAMEEGQVTIEGATRPLPDPFFVVATQNPVSSGGTFSLPESQLDRFLMRLSLGYPAKAAEKALLLGDPRRDLLVRLEPLLDRDTLVDIQDAVAQVRVSDALVDYVLRLVEATRTQPQFAWGLSPRGSLAMLAAARAWAFLDGRDYVIPEDVQAVLPSVAGHRLRERADATGHGGGALVQWLLREVPAL
- a CDS encoding DUF58 domain-containing protein; the encoded protein is MRLLPRIRERWLLKRIPPGPSMRLDQRRIFIMPTPVGMTFLAALLLMLVAAINYQNSLAYALTFLLGSVYLVAILHTWRNLAGLTLQAGSSQAVFLGEQARMQVRLESRGRLYQAVALGWPKSGLQLVDVPAGGTCEVELSLPTEHRGWLRPGRLRVESRFPLGILVAWSWVDLQLAALVYPRPVEGELLPASGAAEEEREGSCVAGPSIDDYQGLKAWQPGDSRRRLNWKAYSRGQGLLVKDFTALLGQEPLLDLDALDGDIEARLSVLCHWVVELSARQQPFVLQIGGTVIGPDAGVDHRNRCLRELAVFALDRDDGR
- a CDS encoding transglutaminase TgpA family protein — its product is MSAQQTIPRNSLVWLLVAQVAVILPHLGHLPLWVIGLWLACASWRVQIFRMRARYPRSWLKVLMMIGVGGGVYLSRGSLIGLDAGVVLLIAAFILKLVEMRSRRDAWVLIFLGFFAVATSYLFNDSLLAGVYSLLPVALLLAAMIGLQQSSTDTHPWPTLRLAGSLLLQAVPLMLVLFVLFPRMGPLWSLPQPRDRGVTGLSDSMSPGDIAQLSRSAALAFRASFEGPIPERNQLYWRAVTFERFDGRRWSQSLAAQVPGAPDWTPGGSAVSYSVVMQPSGRPWLYVLDVAQVAAVNVRLMPDFHLQRPRPIDQALMYQATSWPDSLREPAASAATLERALQLPAQGNPRSRAWAARLRRDHPDPAALVQALLQHFNQQPYRYTLQPSSVGADIVDGFLFDTLNGFCIHYAGATTFILRAAGIPARVVAGYQGGEINPTGNYLSVRQLDAHAWVEYWSAGRGWISIDPTFQVAPERIERGLEDALSDEQTLFDDSALALRRYRDIGWLNQLRFGWDNLNYGWQRWVLGYRGERQLDVLKRLFGELDAGRLGLLSVAAAALLMAILALMLLKPWRREQDPQLRLFQKFERLLARQGIERQAGEGARDFAERAAVSIPAVAEPIRDFARLYEMARYAGQPVDRRDMHASLARLRRQLPWRSGTRGKRQTQPGDR
- a CDS encoding acyl-CoA thioesterase; protein product: MTLSELIRAVRDNPANIVVPATWGQGRAGFGGVVAALVYEAMQAQVPDGRPVRSLAITFVGPLVVDTPVSFEAEVLREGKAVSQMLGRAVQDGQVVTIVQGSFGAPRTSAVRVAAEPAPPMPPVEDCQELSYIPGVAPEFTRYLAMRWGVGGLPFSGNTSREMGGWVRLRGKVEREPVTVSYLLALVDAWPPAVLSHLKGFAPGSSLTWTIEFIQPTPSLDTHDWCQYRAVIEHAQDGYGHCAAALWTPAGELVALSRQTVTVFG
- a CDS encoding methyl-accepting chemotaxis protein — translated: MVLWIRDLSLKYKFWALNMVTFVTTLLLVLFALQLEQRSRSEDAQASAQQLAGVLQDWPQGSALPRHPDLLTAPAGQGLVIEGRNIAPGQGWIAIDHDRFFATTPVIGAQRITRAGGENLAVVARTPSVWQLLTQHFFSYALAVAVLMLALLAASQVMIRFLLSHLNTLKDVMLHVERSGDLTVRVPLDSRDEVGQMAGAFNAMQAGYQRIVGTVTQAASRLDEGASRLASSMGEVRKGMLGQKSETDQAATAITEMSSTVHHIADHARETRDQSQQADRLAGDGHSVVARVERSISSLSQGVQQTAETIGQLAADSQKISGVVSVIHSIAEQTNLLALNAAIEAARAGEMGRGFAVVADEVRNLAKRVQVSTDEITQMISGLQGMTRDAVEFMQESSLKADDCVSEAREAGLALEAITAAVAQMRESNTQIADAAEQQSGVAEELNRSVTGIRDVTEQTVEQTAVSAATSSELAALSKELSKAIQQFKL
- a CDS encoding TatD family hydrolase, translated to MQLVDVGVNLTHPTFARDPRAVVDRAFAAGVAQMVLTGTSLTESEAALTLCRELDERRQRLFCTAGIHPHDADQWTSDSAAHLKQLLAEPEVRAVGECGLDFNRDLSPRPQQERVLEEHLELAIATGLPLFLHERDADQRLVEIIRPLRDRLSAAVVHCFTGEKRALYAYLDLDLHIGITGWICDERRGTHLHPLVREIPASRLMLESDAPYLLPRTLRPKPKGGQNEPAFLVEVLREVARHRGVSEAELAASSTACAQRFFGISPLEHSEQA